The following proteins are encoded in a genomic region of Ornithodoros turicata isolate Travis chromosome 6, ASM3712646v1, whole genome shotgun sequence:
- the LOC135398013 gene encoding uncharacterized protein LOC135398013, translating to MQGIVWEQLDAATMSRFSVELLREELEARQLDSAGPKDELVQRLMTNINARREASPPLEQTSSTSTGAPAVQLDPATLQNLSAFLQHMPRPTTTLTTLPDLSSSIPQFEDSRKQNVKMWLEDVRRVQQLACWEDATTRLIAASKLKGAARNWHLAFGSQFDTWTTWSAALQETFSPDLTLIEWQNQVMKVTQEHGQSLHQYAFAKLRVIERCPVTLSDAQKIDFLLQGIREQHISAALAANRPQTVKGFITTCCSLDKCAYQQNNASPSSSTSAQQKPATQSPRTTKPSEPSTQASVSQPSAVASAHSRPRIADLPADQQEARYQAISAQYGAPAFRSGQDLSQAVCYKCKKLGHLASKCRSSRSSPPSSASTPSPATTSQPSLHSTPMALEGSQLQCPFFTASVTGIGECEAFPDSGSKITLISKSLVPGHMLNPWTMPPLAVVGGSTVLPAGTALLKIAIGTITGIVEAAVLEHNVLPFIIGEDWFESAHARLIFEPPRPVQLQHAASGVIVTAAQKLAPQMANAVILTHSNFAAQVQVASPDCLQKDPLPSPDQPLWRTLAQEAPPLPSHNANATPSAGTLLLPVHPDLPAAHIGDQLSTSQQSTITDILAKHVDVFARHEDDLGHFAGAQHRIDLLPNALPYSRSPYRYTTEDRQFIENQIKKLLNQGIILPASGPWAFPVVVVSRGDNKRLCVNYAPLNERTISVVHPLPIIEDIIQDVANCAYFATMDLKCAYWQVSLRPQDYEKTAFITHHGTYMWTRMPFGLKNAPSTFQRIMQTVFHDLAPRQDKSGIRVYLDDVLIYAQSFSTFASILQEGLQLLQDSGLKVSLDKCRFGLQSIKFLGFVISSEGHRPDPDKASAMSRIPTPRTQKQVLSWVQTASFYRRFIKDFAKIAAPLQALIKSKIFYWSPECEEAFQTIRRALTEPPLLAHFDANAPTTVTTDASGSAIGAVLSQIHHNKEVVISYASRALTPDDTATTQQRVGMYSRALGHYSKVSALSPWPKIHPHNRQLDGSMPDKKRKAFSQIHFYDNGSG from the coding sequence ATGCAAGGTATTGTTTGGGAACAGTTAGACGCTGCTACAATGTCGCGCTTCAGTGTAGAACTTCTCAGAGAAGAACTGGAGGCACGGCAGTTGGACAGTGCCGGTCCGAAGGATGAACTCGTGCAACGTTTGATGACAAATATTAATGCGCGACGTGAAGCGTCTCCGCCTCTCGAACAGACGTCTTCAACCAGCACAGGTGCCCCCGCGGTACAATTGGACCCCGCCACGCTACAAAACCTGTCAGCTTTCCTTCAGCATATGCCACGCCCGACGACAACTCTAACTACGCTGCCGGATCTGTCATCATCCATACCACAGTTCGAAGACTCGCGGAAGCAAAATGTTAAAATGTGGTTGGAGGATGTTCGCCGTGTCCAGCAACTTGCGTGTTGGGAGGACGCTACGACCCGCCTGATTGCCGCAAGCAAGCTCAAAGGCGCTGCTCGTAATTGGCACCTCGCGTTTGGAAGCCAGTTTGACACTTGGACAACATGGAGCGCAGCTCTTCAAGAAACGTTTTCTCCGGACTTGACCCTGATCGAGTGGCAAAACCAAGTCATGAAAGTGACTCAGGAACATGGTCAGTCTCTCCATCAGTACGCTTTTGCGAAGCTACGGGTCATTGAACGCTGTCCTGTCACTCTCAGTGACGCGCAAAAAATTGACTTCTTGCTTCAAGGTATACGTGAGCAACACATCTCCGCAGCCCTAGCAGCCAACAGGCCACAAACGGTCAAAGGCTTTATCACGACCTGTTGCAGTCTCGACAAATGTGCTTATCAGCAAAACAACGCAAGTCCCTCATCGTCGACATCTGCACAACAGAAGCCTGCCACACAGTCGCCTCGGACAACTAAGCCATCGGAACCATCAACACAAGCGTCAGTTTCCCAACCGTCAGCAGTTGCATCAGCACATTCTCGTCCTCGCATAGCGGACTTGCCAGCAGACCAGCAGGAAGCCAGGTACCAAGCTATTTCAGCCCAGTACGGTGCACCAGCTTTTCGCAGTGGTCAAGACCTGTCACAAGCAGTATGTTACAAGTGTAAAAAGCTTGGTCATCTAGCGTCAAAGTGCCGCAGCAGCCGCTCTTCGCCGCCTTCGTCAGCAAGCACCCCAAGCCCGGCAACAACGTCACAACCCTCTTTGCACAGCACTCCGATGGCCTTGGAGGGATCACAATTGCAATGCCCATTTTTTACTGCCAGTGTCACGGGAATAGGAGAATGTGAAGCCTTCCCAGACTCAGGATCAAAGATCACCCTGATCTCGAAGTCTCTAGTCCCTGGTCACATGCTGAATCCTTGGACTATGCCGCCACTCGCTGTCGTTGGAGGTAGCACAGTACTCCCAGCAGGCACAGCCTTGCTGAAGATAGCGATCGGTACTATTACGGGTATCGTCGAAGCTGCCGTTTTGGAACATAATGTTCTTCCCTTCATCATTGGTGAAGATTGGTTCGAATCCGCACATGCCCGTCTCATCTTCGAACCCCCTAGGCCAGTCCAGCTCCAGCACGCGGCCTCTGGCGTCATAGTCACCGCAGCTCAGAAGCTAGCTCCACAAATGGCTAATGCCGTCATTCTGACGCACTCAAATTTCGCTGCACAAGTGCAAGTTGCGTCACCAGACTGCCTACAAAAAGACCCTTTGCCTTCACCAGACCAGCCACTGTGGCGGACTCTGGCTCAGGAAGCTCCGCCATTGCCTTCACATAATGCCAACGCTACGCCCTCAGCTGGCACTCTGCTCCTTCCAGTTCATCCAGATCTTCCAGCAGCACACATAGGAGATCAGTTATCGACCAGCCAGCAGTCAACGATAACGGATATTTTGGCTAAACATGTGGATGTATTCGCACGCCATGAAGACGACCTTGGTCACTTCGCGGGTGCGCAGCATCGCATCGACCTCTTGCCCAATGCCTTGCCATATAGCCGCAGCCCGTACAGATATACGACGGAAGACAGACAGTTCATTGAAAACCAGATAAAGAAGCTCTTGAACCAAGGCATCATACTTCCCGCCTCGGGGCCATGGGCCTTTCCCGTCGTTGTAGTGTCACGTGGAGACAACAAACGGCTTTGCGTGAATTACGCCCCGTTAAACGAACGTACGATCTCTGTCGTGCACCCCTTGCCCATCATAGAAGACATTatccaagacgttgcaaattgCGCATATTTCGCAACAATGGACTTGAAATGTGCATATTGGCAAGTCAGCCTTCGCCCTCAGGACTACGAAAAGACAGCATTTATTACTCATCATGGCACATACATGTGGACACGAATGCCATTCGGTTTGAAGAATGCGCCGTCCACTTTCCAGCGCATCATGCAAACAGTTTTCCACGATCTTGCGCCTCGCCAAGACAAGTCTGGTATCCGCGTATACCTCGATGATGTCCTCATCTACGCTCAGTCTTTTAGCACATTTGCCAGCATTCTCCAAGAAGGCCTCCAGCTTCTCCAAGACAGTGGACTAAAAGTCTCTCTGGACAAGTGCCGCTTTGGTCTACAGTCCATTAAGTTTCTTGGCTTCGTCATATCAAGCGAAGGTCATCGTCCAGACCCAGACAAAGCCTCTGCTATGAGTCGTATCCCAACTCCTCGCACTCAGAAGCAAGTTCTCTCGTGGGTTCAAACTGCCAGCTTCTACCGTCGCTTCATCAAGGACTTCGCTAAAATTGCAGCACCCCTGCAGGCCCTTATTAAGTCCAAGATATTCTACTGGAGCCCCGAGTGTGAAGAGGCATTCCAAACGATACGCAGGGCCCTCACGGAGCCTCCACTTCTTGCCCATTTTGATGCCAACGCCCCTACAACAGTTACCACGGATGCATCAGGCTCTGCCATAGGTGCAGTGCTTTCGCAGATACACCACAACAAAGAAGTTGTTATCAGCTATGCCAGCCGCGCCCTCACGCCAGACGACACAGCAACTACACAGCAACGTGTGGGAATGTATAGCCGTGCACTGGGCCATTACAGCAAAGTTTCGGCATTATCTCCTTGGCCGAAAATTCATCCTCATAACAGACAATTGGACGGTAGCATGCCTGACAAAAAGCGTAAAGCCTTCTCGCAGATTCACTTCTATGATAATGGATCTGGTTGA